A stretch of DNA from Verrucomicrobiota bacterium:
AGTCGAGTAATCCTCCAGTACAATAACCTATCTGGACCTTGCCTTGCCAATACTCGCTAGCTGCTTTGCAAAATGTCTCGTAACGTTGATGCCAAGGGTTGTGGGCATCCACACGATAATGCAATTGGCTGATAGTCTTGCCGGGTAAGCGGTGAATCCAAGTAGTCCCCTCAGCGGGTGCGGGGGTTAGCTCTCCCCCTGCCAGGGCGGAGATAAAACTTGCCCCAAAATCAGCCCATATCGCCGGATAGGCATCGCCCAAAAAACGTTGGTGCTGCAGATGCCAATCCCATGTTTCGAGAATCTGCCCCATCGGCACCTCGCATGGGTACTGGGCAAGGATTCCATGGTAGGGCAGTCCAGTCGAAGGACAGGTATCGTACGGCAACTGAATTCGCGCTGCGATCAGGGGACGGTCAAGTTGGCCAGCCCACCATTGGTTGGTGTGGTGTATTAAGCGTTTCCAGCCGCCTTCGCCGTATGTGTTGATGGAAGTCCAAATTTTATTGTTCATTATCTTGGAGTTTGTGACGGGTGTCCTGCGAAAATCGGAGGTGGGTGGGGGAACCAGGGCAGGGTTACGGGAATTGGATTACAAACTCGTTCATGCCCCCCTTGGTTAGATGGATTTTGGATTGGAGGGTATTACCACCGTGATTCGCGATGAGTTGGTAATCGCCGTAGAATCCCTGAATTTTAAGCGAAGTCTTAGGCCCGGAGTTTTGTTGGATTTTGGTCCACCATTCGTTTCGGATGAGATTGTAGAGCACTTCAAAAGCGGGTTTGCGGGAGAGATCCTCGCGGAGAAGTCCAGGAAGCCACTTGTTCTCGCTGGGCACGGCGGTGCCATCCACGAGATTCCACCAGTTGATCATTTCCACATTCGGATGGCTGAACCACAGGCGATACACATTTCGTACTGTTTCTGCCTGGTTTTTCTCACCTTCTGCGCCCGCCGGAAGTCCGGGGACGGTAACCTGGGTGAATTGAATGGGCAACCGGAAATCGGCGTATTGGTCCAACAGCCTGAACATTTCCAGCGGGCGAAGCTCGGTGCTGTATTGTTGCAACGGCAGGAAATGGGTTTGAAACGAAAGCCCGACCGCATCCAGCCGCGCATTCCGCAGGAGCAGGTTGTGGATCATCAGGTAATAGGGACTGCTGTCCAGATGGAAGTCTTTCAAACATAACTGGGCATCGCCGATGTCCAACTTCGCATCTCTCGGGAAGATCCGGGCGGCTTCCTGCATCGCCGTATAAACATAGTCTTTGGGCAGCGGCACCTCGGGCGGACGATACAGCGCCTCGTCCACCACGTCCCAGTATTTAATATCTTTGCCATAGCGCGCGGCGATTTGCTCGAAGCGCTGGATCATCAGCCGTTTAACCTCGTCTTGATTGTCGGGCAGCCAGTTCGGTAACCACTGATGCCAAATCAACAGATGCCCTTTGGGAGTGATGCCATGGCTCTGACAGAATTCGAGACAACGGTCAGGCGGTGGGCGGCGGTAAACGCGCGGACTGTCCTTGGCGAAGCGTAGTTTCCCCGGTTCCGGTTCCAAGTCGCGCCAGAAGAAGGGCAGGACGGCTAGGTTAAAGACCGAGCAGAAAGCCTCTTCGTGACGCTGGTTCAACTCCGCTGAGGGGAAACCATCCAACATGAACAGATTGCAGCCAAACAGAAACTCATGCCGCGTCTGTTCCAGTTTAATTTCGACGTGATTCAGCGCGTTGCTCTGCGCATCTACAAACCGTATAGTGGCGAACCCCATGCGGTTGAGCTGGATGCCCGCGTTGATCCGTTGTTCGACTTGCGGGTCCTGCCAGAGGTTTCCGTACTGCGGATCGCGTTTGACAATGGGGGACTTATCTTGCGCTTGGGCAGTGCTCATTATAGTCAAGCTTCCAAGCAACAAGGTGGTTCGGAGTATAATTTGTGTTCCGCTCATTAATTTCATTTTTATGTTTGCACACAATACCAAACCGTCGCTCGGTCGTGGTAGAAAAGATTTACAATATACGAGCTATGCGTTATACTTTTTGCAGTTCGATCATTTTTAATAAATAGTTGTTATTTGGACTGCCATTGTATGGAAACCAAACGCCGAGTCGCCTTGCTCATGGGAACCTCTCTGGCTTATCATCGGGAGTTGACACAGGGCATTGCCCAATTCAATCGCGAGCACAGCCACTGGGTCATCCGATTCGAGGGATTGCGCATGGTGGACCCACCGCCCAAATGGCTGCGGAATTGGAAAGGCGATGGCATTCTGGTTTATGTTGCCAATTGGCGGATGGCCAAAGTCGTGGGGCAAGCGGGTGTGCCTGCCATTGCCTTCCGTTGGGCGGTGGCCACCCCTGGAATCCCAGCCATCAGCACCGACCATTACGCCGTGGCGGCGATGGCGGCGGAGCATTTGCGGGAGCGTGGGTTTCGATATTTTGCGGCCTGCGCCCTGCCGCGCGGCCAGCACCCGCCCCTGGATCAGCGCGTAGATGCATTTGTGGCAGCCATCCAAGGCTACGGCTTTTGCTGCGAGGTGTTTGAGACGGAACCCAACCGCACCTGGGAGCAGGAACAACAACAGATCGCCGGCTGGCTCAAGTCCCTTCCGAAACCGGTCGGCGTGATGGGCTGCAATGACGAACGCGGCGTCCAACTTTTAAATGCGTGCCGCCAAGCGGGGCTGGACGTGCCCGACCAGGTTGCCGTTCTTGGCGTCGGCAATGACGATTGTCTTTGCAGCTTGGCTCATCCGCCACTCAGCAGCATTGACCTGGCACCGCACCGGATTGGCTACGAGGCCGCCGCGCTTTTGGAACGCATGATGGCCGGCGAACGCGTGCCGCCTGAGGAGATTCTGATCCCTCCTCGCGCCGTCGTCACCCGGCTCTCGACCGATGTCTTGGCGACGGACGACAAGGTTGTGGCGCGTGTGGTGGCGTTTATTCGTGATCACGCCTGCGAGGGCATACATCTTAGCGACGTGCTCGCAAACGTCAACATGACCCGATGGATGCTGGAGCCGAGGGTCAAACGCGTGCTGGGCCGGACCATGTATCAGGAAATCCAGCGCGTGCAGATGGAGCAGGTAAAACACCTCCTCACGCAAACCGACCTGCCGATCAAGCAGATCGCCGCGCAAACGGGCTTCCACTACGTGCCGTATCTAACCCGCGCCTTTGGCCGGATTGTCAGCCAGACTCCCGCGCAATACCGCAAGCAGCTGCGAAGGCAGGCAGGACCAAACAACAACTCCCAGGTTGCCCATAATAGCCCAACGCGATTGGATTCTATTCGCATGCAACCGTGACTAGAAAAACAACGCTATCTGGCAAGCAATACAAGCAGGTTGGCAACTGGTTCATTCGCTCACTGCTTTGTCCGGGGATGCTGAAGCAGACGGTCGCCTTTCAGTTCTCGGTATCTGGGATCTTCCCATTCGAGAAAAGCGCTTGCCAAATTTTGTACCCTTACGCACACTTTCCCCATGAAAATGATTCAATTGAAAGCCACTTATACTGGATTGCTTCTTTGCCTCTGCGGCAGTTTTCTGCTGCGCGCCGATGTCCGATTGCCAGCCATCTTCTCCGACCACTTGGTCCTCCAGCAAGGCAAGGCGGTGGCGGTTTGGGGCTGGGCCGATCCTGGCGAACAGGTCAACGTGCAGTTCGGTCTGCACTCCGCGAAAACCAAAGCGGACAACCAAGGCGCATGGAAGGTGGAACTTGAGAAGTTGCCGGCTAGCGCCACGCCCGCAGAATTGAAGGTGACGGGTAAAAACGAAATAGTGATCAAGGATGTATTGGTGGGCGAAGTGTGGGTCTGCTCCGGCCAATCCAATATGGGCATGACCGTGGACCGATGCCTGAACGCGCAAGAAGAAATCGCGAAATCCGCCAACCCTCAAATCCGGATGTTCCGGGTGCCTTTGACGGTCGCGGACGAGCCGCAGAAAGATCTGGTGAAGCGCGATGCCCAGTCGGTTTGGCTGGAGGCCGATCCCAAGCACACGGGGGCCTTTACGGCGGCAGGCTATTTTATGGGGCGCGAATTACAAAAGGAACTCAAAGTGCCCATCGGGTTGATCAACACATCGTGGGGCGGAACTCGCGCTGAGGCCTGGACCAGCAAGCCCGCGCTTGAAGCCGTGCCGTGCTGCCGTCCGATCCTTTCGGGCTGGGAGACATTTTTGAAAACTTACGATGTCGACAAGGATCGAGCACAGTATGACGCTGCAACTAAGTCGCTCAATGCCAAGATTCAGAAGATCAAAGCCGATAACGCCAAGCCTGGAGCCAAACAGCAGGTGTTGCCGCGAGCTCCGCGTCCTTGGGAAAACCGGCTGACCTCGCAACACCGCCCGTCCGTGTTGTTCAATGCTATGATCGCCCCGATTGTTCCCTACACCGCCCGGGGCGCCATCTGGTATCAAGGCGAATCCAACCAGGGCCGCGCCGAGCAATATCTGACGCTCCTGCCCACGCTGATCAACGACTGGCGCAAACAGTGGAATGACCAGTTTAGTTTCTACATTGTCCAACTCGCCAGTTACGGCAACGGGAAGGTACAGCCGCAACCCATCGGCACCAACGACACTTGGGCCGAACTGCAGTGGACCGAACTCCAAACCGCCCTCAACGTGCCCCAGTGCGGTCTGGCCGTGGCTAATGACGTCGGCGAGGAAAAGGACATCCATCCCAGGAACAAGCAGGAGGTCGGTCGGCGTTTGGCGTTGCAGGCGCTCGCCCAGGATTACGGACGTACCAGCCTCGTCAAAGACGGGCCAATTTACGCCTCCGCGAAATTCACCGACGGCAAATGCACTATCTCCTTCAAGAATGCGAAAGACGGTTTGAAGTCACGCGATGGCGGGGAGCTTAAGGGCTTTATTATTGCGGGCGCCGACCAGGCGTGGAAGCCGGCCCAGGCGAAGATTGTCGGCGATCAAATCCAAGTGTGGAATGATGAGATCGCCAAGCCCGTCGCGGTGCGGTACTATTGGACGAGTTGGAATCCCGAGGCCAACCTGGTGAACCATGACGGCCTGCCCGCCAGTCTTTTCCGGACGGACGACTGGGAGCTTTCCACCAAAGGTGAGCAAGATCCTTTCCCCATTGCTGCGGCGAAAGCGGCCGCCGCCGCGACGAGCAAAAAGAAGTAGGTGGAGCTTTGGCGTCACGGGGGGCCGATAACCGTCAAAAACGCAATTTCCTATCAGTGAAAAAAATAATCCTCACCATACTTGTGTTCGGCCGCCTTGCCGTAATCGCAGCCGAGACGGTATCCGCCCCCACCGCTGATGGCTACCGGGGCATCTGGTTCACGCTGGGCCAGTTTTCCAAATACGGCGACAAATACTCCGGCGGCCTGGGGACCTATACCGCCGATCATCAACCGATGGCGGTGTATGCGCCGCGGGTGGACAAGACCTTCTTTACCTACGGCGGCACGATTCCGGGCCAGCGGCATCTACTGATCATGGTATCCTGCTTTGACCACAAGACCGGCACCGTGCCGCGTCCGGTGATTGTCTGTGACAAAATGGGCGTGGATGACCCCCACGATGATGCCAGCATCAACATAGATGACCAGGGCTACATCTGGGTCTTTATCAGCGGTCGCAACGTGGTTCGCCTCGGCTTGAAATACCGCAGCCGGGAGCCCTTCAGCATTGCCGCGTTTGACCGGGTTGAAGAAAAAGTGATGACTTATCCGCAAGCATGGTATCTCCCGGGGCAGGGCTGGTTCCACTTTTTCACCAAGTATGCTCCGGTGAGCCGGCCTGGCTTTTGGGCGCGTGAGCTTTACTGGCAGACCAGCGCCGACGGCAAGGCGTGGACGGTCGATCAAAAACTGGCCGGTTTCGGCGGTCATTATTCGAGCAGTGGCGTCTGTGGAAATAAGATCGCCAGCTTCTTCAATTATCATCCGAATGGCGACAATGACAAGCGCTCGAACCTTTATTATGTCCAGACGGAGGACTTCGGCAAGACGTGGACCACCGTGGACGGCCGGCCACTTGAGCTTCCGTTGCACGCGGCGAGTAATCCCGCGCTCGTCTTCGACTTCCAGAAGCAGGGGAAGCTTATGTATAATTGCGACCTCAACTTTGATCGCGCCGGTCGTCCGTTGCTGATCTATGTGACCAGCCGCTGGCATCAACCGGGCCCGGAAGGCAATCCCCGCGAGCTCTGTCTTTCGCGCTGGGACGGCAAGGCCTGGCAGACCAGCGTAATCTCCCAGGTGGGTCACAACTATGCCATGGGCAGCTTGTGGGTTGACGGCGACGAGTGGAAGGTGATTGTCCCGACCCAGACTGGGCCGCAGCGGTGGGGTGCCGGCGGCGAAATGTGCCTCTGGAGCAGCAGGAATCAAGGACAGACGTGGACGATGACCAGGCAGATGACCCACGATAGCCCGAGGAACCACAACTATGCGCGCCGCCCGCTCAATGCCCGCGATCCGTTCTTTGTCTTCTGGGCCGACGGTGATGCAGACAAGTTCTCGGAATCGCACCTGTATTTTGGCGA
This window harbors:
- a CDS encoding sialate O-acetylesterase is translated as MKMIQLKATYTGLLLCLCGSFLLRADVRLPAIFSDHLVLQQGKAVAVWGWADPGEQVNVQFGLHSAKTKADNQGAWKVELEKLPASATPAELKVTGKNEIVIKDVLVGEVWVCSGQSNMGMTVDRCLNAQEEIAKSANPQIRMFRVPLTVADEPQKDLVKRDAQSVWLEADPKHTGAFTAAGYFMGRELQKELKVPIGLINTSWGGTRAEAWTSKPALEAVPCCRPILSGWETFLKTYDVDKDRAQYDAATKSLNAKIQKIKADNAKPGAKQQVLPRAPRPWENRLTSQHRPSVLFNAMIAPIVPYTARGAIWYQGESNQGRAEQYLTLLPTLINDWRKQWNDQFSFYIVQLASYGNGKVQPQPIGTNDTWAELQWTELQTALNVPQCGLAVANDVGEEKDIHPRNKQEVGRRLALQALAQDYGRTSLVKDGPIYASAKFTDGKCTISFKNAKDGLKSRDGGELKGFIIAGADQAWKPAQAKIVGDQIQVWNDEIAKPVAVRYYWTSWNPEANLVNHDGLPASLFRTDDWELSTKGEQDPFPIAAAKAAAAATSKKK
- a CDS encoding DNA-binding transcriptional regulator, with the translated sequence METKRRVALLMGTSLAYHRELTQGIAQFNREHSHWVIRFEGLRMVDPPPKWLRNWKGDGILVYVANWRMAKVVGQAGVPAIAFRWAVATPGIPAISTDHYAVAAMAAEHLRERGFRYFAACALPRGQHPPLDQRVDAFVAAIQGYGFCCEVFETEPNRTWEQEQQQIAGWLKSLPKPVGVMGCNDERGVQLLNACRQAGLDVPDQVAVLGVGNDDCLCSLAHPPLSSIDLAPHRIGYEAAALLERMMAGERVPPEEILIPPRAVVTRLSTDVLATDDKVVARVVAFIRDHACEGIHLSDVLANVNMTRWMLEPRVKRVLGRTMYQEIQRVQMEQVKHLLTQTDLPIKQIAAQTGFHYVPYLTRAFGRIVSQTPAQYRKQLRRQAGPNNNSQVAHNSPTRLDSIRMQP
- a CDS encoding BNR-4 repeat-containing protein, encoding MKKIILTILVFGRLAVIAAETVSAPTADGYRGIWFTLGQFSKYGDKYSGGLGTYTADHQPMAVYAPRVDKTFFTYGGTIPGQRHLLIMVSCFDHKTGTVPRPVIVCDKMGVDDPHDDASINIDDQGYIWVFISGRNVVRLGLKYRSREPFSIAAFDRVEEKVMTYPQAWYLPGQGWFHFFTKYAPVSRPGFWARELYWQTSADGKAWTVDQKLAGFGGHYSSSGVCGNKIASFFNYHPNGDNDKRSNLYYVQTEDFGKTWTTVDGRPLELPLHAASNPALVFDFQKQGKLMYNCDLNFDRAGRPLLIYVTSRWHQPGPEGNPRELCLSRWDGKAWQTSVISQVGHNYAMGSLWVDGDEWKVIVPTQTGPQRWGAGGEMCLWSSRNQGQTWTMTRQMTHDSPRNHNYARRPLNARDPFFVFWADGDADKFSESHLYFGDASGQHVWQLPYDMSNSTAKPVRF
- a CDS encoding endo-1,4-beta-xylanase, coding for MSTAQAQDKSPIVKRDPQYGNLWQDPQVEQRINAGIQLNRMGFATIRFVDAQSNALNHVEIKLEQTRHEFLFGCNLFMLDGFPSAELNQRHEEAFCSVFNLAVLPFFWRDLEPEPGKLRFAKDSPRVYRRPPPDRCLEFCQSHGITPKGHLLIWHQWLPNWLPDNQDEVKRLMIQRFEQIAARYGKDIKYWDVVDEALYRPPEVPLPKDYVYTAMQEAARIFPRDAKLDIGDAQLCLKDFHLDSSPYYLMIHNLLLRNARLDAVGLSFQTHFLPLQQYSTELRPLEMFRLLDQYADFRLPIQFTQVTVPGLPAGAEGEKNQAETVRNVYRLWFSHPNVEMINWWNLVDGTAVPSENKWLPGLLREDLSRKPAFEVLYNLIRNEWWTKIQQNSGPKTSLKIQGFYGDYQLIANHGGNTLQSKIHLTKGGMNEFVIQFP